From the genome of Naumovozyma castellii chromosome 7, complete genome:
AATCATGAGACAGATGCATATCACTGACCAATAATGCAAAAGTAATTGGGTTGCATACCTTGTTCTAAGTTAACACACTTTCTTCGGTATTCAAATTGTGGCATTATATCCATTCATTTCCAGGAGGATTACAATGGGCTAGAATTTAGAGGATAAAGACACATATGCCGTGGAATGCATTCAACGATTTATTAGAGGATCAGATATTAATTGACCTTTTTTGGACCAGCCGTGTGTTTTCCTGGAAGCATTTTATTTCCTTCACTCCCCATTTGGCCGAAGTCTTGGCGCTCGTAAGCGGCGTTCGGAGTTTCTCCCCATTTGACGTCGCGTCAGAGAAAAGGTCACATAAGTAAACGGGACAATAACTCCCCCAACCTCTAGTACCTTTGGTTGATTGCGGGGGTCTATTCGATAGAAGAAACGTCTTTTAGTGTTCCAAAAACTCTATAAAAGGACCACCATAAAACAGACTCTAATAATCAATTGCTCTTCCCTCTTTCTCACCTTGCTGCCCCAAAAGTGCCAATCACACTCGATAACAACAATTGTGCCTCAATAGCTACATTAAATATAACTAAAAcacaataatgaataagAAAAGATCAAGTCGCCTAGAAACCTTAGCTTTTGTTGCTTCATTGGttgattcaagaaaaagGGAGGTCGAAACGGACGCTCTTAAAACCTTGGTCTTTCTTCGAGATGCAAGGCCAACTAAATTCTCActtaatataataaaacGTTATAAACGTCCTAAAGTACCTAAGGTTCCAAAGCCAGTTGTCTCTCAAATACCCCCACCGTTACTTCTGCAATCGACAATTTACGAAACGTCGCCTCCAACCTCTGATGAAAGCTCACAGGAAAGATCCTGGATTCCAACTACACCACCGTTGTTTAGAGTTTCACCTACGCCAACGCCCACCCCACCACCATTACCAACGAATTCCATACCTACCCCGATTGCAACACCAAGATCAATTCTTGTTGGGTCCTCCACAAAACCCACAGAAGGAGCCATTAACAAAAAACCaattatcaagaaaaaaaaggTTACATTTTCTAAAGGTCTAACAAGAGATGATGATCAGTGTCGTCAATGTGGTGATAAGGAGACAGGACAATGGCGTAAGGGACCCTATGGGAAAAGAACCCTTTGTAACAAGTGTGGTTTGTATTATAGGAAACTTGTGAATGACTTCAAACCTAAAAAAGCAAATGCTCTATTAAGGTATTGCAAGAATAAAGCTTTGCAAGATCGCAGAGTTCCCAAAAAAGTGGAACTTCCAGaagaatttttggaatctttggaagaagataaagagttggatgatgaatttttttccattgtACGCACttaaattttattagtTAATACTTAGTTTTGTTTggtttcaattcaatatactttaatatttaatatttaaataaatttttataataataattttgttggGATTTTGCTccatatatatttaatagataaatttgataataagaAATAACTTAACCCTTTTATTGTTTAATTGTCGAGGTTCAATCTGAGAAGATTACAAATGTGGCCACACATTTTAGTTAAAGCCTTTCCAAGCAAACTCAATTCTTAATTACTTCAAGGTTTTCATTGTCTCTatcaaaaaagaaataataataataataataataataataataataataataataataataataataatataactGTATTGACTTTCTAAACATATATATCCATCTATCTAAAGATTAATATAGACTGATTTTATCATGTGTtcctttttaatttttatcACTTTGGTATTACCGTCGGTTGAGAAGGGACTGTTTACAAATGGACTGTAATAAATGGTACTTCCACATCTTCACCTTCCTTATCATCAGCACAAATCTCTAAAATCATTGTACGTACATGAGAAGGTAGTTCCTTCTTAGTAACAACTTTAACTAACTGTGATATTGGTAGATTTAACctttcctttaatttctttggtGGGAAAAAGGA
Proteins encoded in this window:
- the NCAS0G03520 gene encoding GATA-type transcription factor, encoding MNKKRSSRLETLAFVASLVDSRKREVETDALKTLVFLRDARPTKFSLNIIKRYKRPKVPKVPKPVVSQIPPPLLLQSTIYETSPPTSDESSQERSWIPTTPPLFRVSPTPTPTPPPLPTNSIPTPIATPRSILVGSSTKPTEGAINKKPIIKKKKVTFSKGLTRDDDQCRQCGDKETGQWRKGPYGKRTLCNKCGLYYRKLVNDFKPKKANALLRYCKNKALQDRRVPKKVELPEEFLESLEEDKELDDEFFSIVRT